One segment of Trypanosoma brucei brucei TREU927 chromosome 8, complete sequence DNA contains the following:
- a CDS encoding thymidylate kinase, putative (similar to SP:P00572: Thymidylate kinase (EC 2.7.4.9) (dTMP kinase) {Saccharomyces cerevisiae}), translated as MVAVNRKIVVFTDVEDKQVLEVIREVAGDAETIQLEKSFAYEFMWRGKHTPYRVGTPMCFITEKTVEDADVVFAVYSKRVPVLSLTTGGETTNLLETISSLGIECKQNTSETWADAVRAFLPNNNSESAVIVFEGGDGAGKATQTEYMRKRLDKEGKAHASLDFPSDKHRYGKLIRKVLSGERGALHDLDPKLFSLLFSLNRFDTLPELRYWLTHGKKILLDRYYTSNFGHQASKLEESERSDFIRHLEQLELEWLKLPPPDVALYLDLPPAAALVAMQRDEKRESLDIHETAGLSYKENVRQTYVWCCQNQRNWVQIECCNDEGERYSREKVHEMIYNAVAKHI; from the coding sequence ATGGTGGCCGTGAACCGAAAAATTGTAGTTTTCACGGATGTTGAGGACAAACAAGTCCTTGAGGTGATCAGAGAGGTAGCGGGTGATGCGGAAACTATACAGCTCGAAAAGTCTTTCGCTTACGAATTTATGTGGCGAGGGAAACACACGCCTTACAGGGTTGGTACCCCCATGTGTTTTATTACTGAAAAGACAGTGGAGGATGCAGATGTCGTATTTGCTGTTTATTCAAAGCGTGTTCCCGTACTTTCGCTTACCACTGGTGGCGAAACCACTAACTTACTTGAGACGATTTCCTCCCTCGGTATCGAGTGCAAACAAAATACTTCAGAGACATGGGCCGATGCTGTAAGAGCATTCTTGCCCAACAATAACTCAGAAAGTGCCGTAATTGTTTTTGAGGGTGGAGACGGTGCCGGGAAGGCCACCCAAACAGAGTACATGCGGAAACGGCTGgataaggaaggaaaggctCACGCTAGTCTTGACTTCCCATCGGACAAACATCGATATGGGAAGCTCATTCGCAAAGTCCTATCAGGTGAAAGAGGCGCTTTACACGATTTGGATCCTAAACTGTTcagtttgcttttttccttgAATCGCTTTGACACTCTCCCGGAACTCAGGTACTGGTTGACACACGGGAAGAAGATTCTCCTCGACCGTTACTACACGTCCAACTTTGGTCACCAGGCCTCTAAGCTTGAGGAAAGTGAAAGGAGTGACTTCATCAGACACCTTGAGCAATTGGAATTGGAATGGCTTAAGCTTCCTCCCCCGGATGTCGCTCTTTATCTTGATTTGCCACCCGCAGCCGCGCTAGTGGCGATGCAAAGGGATGAGAAGCGTGAGTCGCTGGACATTCATGAGACGGCTGGCCTCTCCTACAAGGAAAATGTCAGGCAAACTTACGTTTGGTGCTGTCAGAACCAAAGGAATTGGGTTCAAATAGAATGTTGTAACGACGAGGGCGAACGCTATAGTCGTGAGAAAGTACACGAGATGATATACAATGCCGTCGCAAAACATATTTAA